One genomic region from Enoplosus armatus isolate fEnoArm2 chromosome 17, fEnoArm2.hap1, whole genome shotgun sequence encodes:
- the dnmt1 gene encoding DNA (cytosine-5)-methyltransferase 1 isoform X2: MPSRTSLSLPEDVRKRLQVLDGDGSSDEDHVKEKLRLVQDFLHVDAQDQLTSLEEKMKSSEISMEVYISKVKALLGNELHLENGSHVDGVEQNGKTNGFSNGSHKEDSEDVTMDVPEEEEEAVKSPTAPKGKGGRRSKANSDTKKSPASSRVTRNAGKQPTILSMFSKVQKRKSEDLNGEAANGQSELKKEEDDVEESREEKRLKVDSEENAAPEESKSEIIKPVSAAKTPPPKCPDCRQYLDDSDLKFFQGDPDNALDEPEMLTDERLSLFDSNEDGFESYEDLPQHKITNFSVYDKRGHLCPFDSGLIEKNVELYFSCVVKPIYDDNPCLDGGVPAKKLGPINAWWITGFDGGEKALIGFTTAFADYILMQPSEEYGPIFALMQEKIYMSKIVVEFLQKNRDATYEDLLNKIETTVPPAGLNFNCFTEDTLLRHAQFVVEQVESYDEAGDSDEQPIIVTPCMRDLIKLAGVTLGKRRAARRQAIRHPTKIEKDSKGPTKATTTKLVYQIFDTFFSDQIEQSDKEAAAAKRQRCGVCEVCQSPDCGKCTACKDMIKFGGSGKSKQACKQRRCPNLAVKEAEDDENVEEEDVPVEKSKKLSHAKRKKQTQCKLTWIGEPVETEGKKQYYRKVCVNDEVLEVGDCVSVSSEDPTTPLYLARITSLWEDGNGKMFHAHWFLRGTQTVLGESSDPLELVIVDECEGMLLNYVQGKVNVTYKAPSNNWFMEGGIDVDIKVIEDDGKSFFYQFWYDTEFARFVTPPKTTPSEDCKFKFCGSCARTKEREEQEMPRVFEPLVDKDNDSKTLYALSCFKGEQFRVGDGVYLPPDAFNFSMKPASPVKRSHRKEDVDEDVYPEYYRKSSDYIKGSNLDAPEPFRIGRIKEIFCHRRSNGKPDSSDVKLRLYKFYRPENTHKGVKASYHTDINQLYWSDEEVTVSMTEVLGRCKVEYGEDLNESVQDYSSGGPDRFYFLEAYNAKSKSFEDPPNHARSAVQKGKGKGKGKGKGKASAAQELQDSQNEPQTLKVPKYRTLDVFSGCGGLSEGFHQAGISETLWAIEMWEPAAQAFRLNNPGTTVFTEDCNTLLKLVMSGEKMNSLGQKLPQKGDVEMLCGGPPCQGFSGMNRFNSRTYSAFKNSLVVSYLSYCDYYRPKFFLLENVRNFVSFKSSMVLKLTLRCLVRMGYQCTFGVLQAGQYGVAQTRRRAIILAAAPGEELPRYPEPLHVFAPRACSLSVVVDEKKYVSNVTRGNGGIYRTITVRDTMSDLPEIRNGAAALEISYNGEPQSWFQRQIRGTQYQPILRDHICKDMSALVEGRMRHIPLAPGSDWRDLPNIEVRLRDGTMTKKLRYTHSDKKNGRSSTGALRGVCTCAGGKPCDPADRQFNTLIPWCLPHTGNRHNHWAGLYGRLEWDGFFSTTVTNPEPMGKQGRVLHPEQHRVVSVRECARSQGFPDTYRFFGNILDKHRQVGNAVPPPLSRAIGLEIKKCVMERIKEEKASENIKQEKMEVSD; encoded by the exons ATGCCATCCAGGACTTCCCTGTCTCTGCCAGAGGATGTCAGGAAAAG GCTGCAGGTGCTGGATGGAGATGGATCTTCAGACGAG GATCATGTGAAAGAGAAGCTCAGGTTGGTGCAGGACTTCCTGCATGTCGACGCTCAGGATCAGCTGACCAGcctggaggagaagatgaaaagTTCAGAGATCTCAATG GAGGTCTACATCTCTAAAGTAAAGGCCTTGCTGGGAAATGAGCTTCATCTTGAAAATGGCTCACATGTTGATGGCGTGGAGCAGAATGGAAAGACGAATGGCTTCTCAAATGGTTCCCACAAAGAGGACAGTGAAGATGTAACCATGGACGTaccggaggaggaggaagaggctgtCAAGTCACCAACTGCTCCCAAAGGGAAGGGTGGACGTAGGAGCAAGGCAAATTCTGACACCAAAA agtctccagccagcagcagggTTACAAGAAATGCTGGGAAACAGCCAACCATTTTGTCAATGTTTTCTAAAGT TCAAAAGCGCAAGTCTGAAGACTTGAATGGAGAAGCTGCTAATGGACAAAGTGAactgaagaaagaggaagatgatgttGAGGAG TCTCGGGAGGAGAAGCGTCTCAAAGTGGACTCGGAAGAAAA TGCTGCTCCAGAAGAATCAAAGAGTGAGATTATTAAACCGGTTTCTGCTGCAAAG acACCACCCCCTAAATGTCCAGACTGCAGACAATACTTGGATGACTCAGATCTCAAGTTCTTTCAAGGGGATCCTGATAATGCg CTGGATGAGCCAGAAATGTTAACAGATGAGCGCCTCTCCCTGTTTGACTCAAATGAGGATGGATTTGAGAGCTATGAGGATCTGCCACAGCACAAGATTACAAACTTCAG TGTGTATGACAAGCGTGGCCACCTTTGTCCATTCGACTCTGGACTTATTGAGAAGAACGTGGAGCTCTACTTCAGCTGTGTTGTCAAACCCATCTATGATGACAACCCTTGCTTGGATG gTGGTGTTCCTGCCAAGAAGCTTGGACCCATCAATGCCTGGTGGATCACTGGTTTTGATGGTGGTGAAAAAGCTTTAATTGGTTTCACTACAG CTTTTGCTGATTATATTCTGATGCAGCCAAGTGAGGAGTACGGACCCATCTTTGCACTGATGCAGGAGAAGATCTATATGAGCAAGATTGTGGTGGAGTTCCTCCAGAAGAATCGTGACGCTACTTATGAGGATCTTCTCAACAAGATTGAG ACAACTGTGCCTCCTGCAGGGCTAAACTTCAACTGCTTCACTGAAGACACACTGCTGCGGCATGCTCAGTTTGTGGTGGAGCAGGTGGAGAGCTACGATGAGGCCGGCGACTCTGATGAGCAGCCCATCATTGTTACTCCGTGCATGAGAGACCTGATCAAGCTTGCAGGAGTCACTCTAGGGAAGAG GAGAGCTGCTAGAAGACAGGCCATTCGTCACCCAACAAAGATAGAGAAGGACAGTAAGGGACCGACTAAAGCAACCACTACCAAGCTGGTGTACCAGATCTTTGATACCTTCTTCTCGGATCAGATAGAGCAGAGTGATAAAGAGGCTGCTGCGGCCAAAAGACAGCGCTGTGGTGTCTGTGAG gTTTGCCAATCTCCTGATTGTGGGAAGTGTACAGCTTGCAAGGACATGATCAAATTTGGAGGAAGTGGAAAAAGCAAGCAGGCTTGTAAGCAGAGAAG ATGCCCAAACCTTGCAGTAAAGGAGGCTGAAGATGATGAGAACgttgaagaagaagatgttCCAGTGGAGAAGTCCAAAAAGTTGTCTCATGctaagaggaagaagcagaccCAGTGCAAACTGACATGGATCGGAGAGCCTGTTGag ACTGAAGGGAAGAAGCAGTACTACCGGAAGGTCTGTGTGAATGATGAAGTGTTGGAGGTGGGCGACTGTGTCTCAGTTTCATCAGAGGATCCAACCACTCCTCTGTATCTGGCAAG GATCACATCACTGTGGGAGGATGGCAATGGAAAGATGTTCCATGCCCACTGGTTCCTTCGGGGAACTCAAACAGTGCTGGGAGAGTCTTCTGATCCGCTGGAGCTGGTCATTGTGGATGAGTGTGAAGGCATGCTTCTCAATTATGTGCAAGGCAAAGTTAACGTCACGTATAAGGCCCCATCTAACAACTGGTTTATGGAG GGTGGCATTGATGTTGACATCAAGGTCATTGAGGATGATGGGAAGAGTTTCTTCTACCAGTTCTGGTATGACACAGAGTTTGCCCGCTTTGTGACTCCTCCCAAGACCACTCCATCAGAAGACTGCAAGTTCAA GTTTTGTGGCAGCTGTGCTAGGActaaagagagggaggaacagGAAATGCCTCGTGTGTTTGAACCCCTGGTGGACAAAGACAACGACTCAAAGACTCTATATGCTCTGTCCTGCTTTAAGGGGGAGCAGTTCAGGGTGGGAGATGGTGTCTACCTGCCTCCTGATGCTTTTAATTTCAG TATGAAGCCAGCTAGTCCAGTGAAGCGCTCCCATAGGAAAGAGGACGTGGATGAGGATGTGTATCCAGAATATTACAGGAAGTCCTCAGACTACATCAAAGGGTCAAACCTGGACGCTCCAGAACCCTTCCGCATTGGGCGCATCAAAGAGATCTTCTGTCACAGGCGTAGCAACGGGAAACCCGACAGCTCAGATGTCAAACTGCGACTCTACAAGTTCTACAG GCCTGAGAACACTCACAAAGGTGTCAAAGCCAGTTACCACACCGACATCAATCAGCTATACTGGAGTGACGAAGAAGTGACTGTCAGCATGACGGAGGTGCTCGGCCGCTGTAAAGTAGAATATGGAGAAGACCTGAATGAATCCGTCCAGGACTATTCCAGTGGAGGACCTGACCGCTTCTATTTCCTGGAG GCCTATAATGCAAAATCAAAAAGCTTTGAAGACCCTCCAAATCATGCTCGCTCTGCTGTTCAGAAAGGCAAAGGAAAGGGCAAAGGGAAAG GCAAAGGAAAGGCGTCAGCTGCACAAGAACTGCAGGACTCTCAGAATGAACCACAGACACTCAAAGTGCCCAAATATCGCACACTGGATGTGTTCTCTGGCTGTGGTGGACTTTCTGAAGGCTTCCACCAGGCTG GTATCTCTGAGACTCTGTGGGCCATAGAGATGTGGGAGCCTGCAGCACAGGCCTTCAGGCTCAACAACCCTGGCACCACTGTGTTCACGGAGGACTGCAACACCCTGCTGAAGTTGGTCATGTCTGGAGAGAAGATGAACTCTCTTGGCCAGAAGCTGCCTCAGAAGGGTGATGTGGAGATGCTGTGTGGAGGACCTCCTTGCCAAGGGTTCAGTGGGATGAATCGCTTCAACTCTCGCACTTATTCCGCATTCAAGAACTCTCTCGTGGTCTCCTATCTCAG TTACTGTGACTACTACAGACCCAAGTTCTTCCTGCTTGAGAATGTGAGGAACTTCGTCTCATTCAAAAGCTCCATGGTTCTCAAGCTGACTCTACGCTGTCTTGTGCGCATGGGCTACCAGTGTACGTTTGGTGTCCTTCAG GCTGGTCAGTACGGTGTTGCCCAGACCCGCCGCAGGGCAATCATCCTGGCTGCTGCTCCTGGAGAGGAGCTGCCCCGTTATCCTGAGCCTCTGCACGTGTTTGCTCCCAGAGCCTGCTCTCTGAGCGTGGTGGTGGACGAAAAGAAATACGTCAGTAATGTCACACG CGGTAATGGAGGAATCTACAGAACCATCACCGTCAGAGACACTATGTCTGACCTGCCAGAGATTCGCAATGGTGCAGCTGCGTTGGAGATTTCCTACAACGGAGAGCCTCAGTCTTGGTTCCAGAGGCAGATCAGAGGCACACAGTACCAGCCAATCCTCAGAGATCATATCTGCAAG GACATGAGCGCTCTGGTTGAAGGTCGTATGCGTCACATCCCCTTGGCACCAGGCTCCGACTGGAGGGATCTGCCCAACATCGAGGTTCGGCTGAGAGATGGCACTATGACCAAGAAACTGCGTTACACACATTCTGATAAAAAGAACGGACGCAGCAGTACTGGTGCTCTCAGAGGTGTTTGCACTTGTGCAGGAG GGAAGCCATGCGACCCTGCAGACAGGCAGTTTAACACCCTGATCCCCTGGTGTCTGCCTCACACTGGGAACCGTCACAATCACTGGGCCGGACTCTACGGCAGATTGGAGTGGGACGGCTTCTTCAGCACAACTGTCACCAACCCTGAACCCATGGGCAAGCAG GGCCGTGTTCTGCATCCTGAGCAGCACCGAGTGGTCAGTGTGAGGGAATGTGCACGCTCTCAGGGATTCCCCGACACTTACCGCTTCTTTGGAAACATCttggacaaacacagacag GTCGGAAATGCTGTGCCTCCTCCACTCTCCAGGGCCATAGGCCTGGAGATTAAGAAGTGTGTCATGGAGAGAATTAAGGAAGAAAAAGCATCAG AGAACATCAAACAAGAGAAGATGGAGGTCTCTGATTAG
- the dnmt1 gene encoding DNA (cytosine-5)-methyltransferase 1 isoform X1: MPSRTSLSLPEDVRKRLQVLDGDGSSDEDHVKEKLRLVQDFLHVDAQDQLTSLEEKMKSSEISMEVYISKVKALLGNELHLENGSHVDGVEQNGKTNGFSNGSHKEDSEDVTMDVPEEEEEAVKSPTAPKGKGGRRSKANSDTKKSPASSRVTRNAGKQPTILSMFSKVQKRKSEDLNGEAANGQSELKKEEDDVEESREEKRLKVDSEENAAPEESKSEIIKPVSAAKTPPPKCPDCRQYLDDSDLKFFQGDPDNALDEPEMLTDERLSLFDSNEDGFESYEDLPQHKITNFSVYDKRGHLCPFDSGLIEKNVELYFSCVVKPIYDDNPCLDGGVPAKKLGPINAWWITGFDGGEKALIGFTTAFADYILMQPSEEYGPIFALMQEKIYMSKIVVEFLQKNRDATYEDLLNKIETTVPPAGLNFNCFTEDTLLRHAQFVVEQVESYDEAGDSDEQPIIVTPCMRDLIKLAGVTLGKRRAARRQAIRHPTKIEKDSKGPTKATTTKLVYQIFDTFFSDQIEQSDKEAAAAKRQRCGVCEVCQSPDCGKCTACKDMIKFGGSGKSKQACKQRRCPNLAVKEAEDDENVEEEDVPVEKSKKLSHAKRKKQTQCKLTWIGEPVETEGKKQYYRKVCVNDEVLEVGDCVSVSSEDPTTPLYLARITSLWEDGNGKMFHAHWFLRGTQTVLGESSDPLELVIVDECEGMLLNYVQGKVNVTYKAPSNNWFMEGGIDVDIKVIEDDGKSFFYQFWYDTEFARFVTPPKTTPSEDCKFKFCGSCARTKEREEQEMPRVFEPLVDKDNDSKTLYALSCFKGEQFRVGDGVYLPPDAFNFSMKPASPVKRSHRKEDVDEDVYPEYYRKSSDYIKGSNLDAPEPFRIGRIKEIFCHRRSNGKPDSSDVKLRLYKFYRPENTHKGVKASYHTDINQLYWSDEEVTVSMTEVLGRCKVEYGEDLNESVQDYSSGGPDRFYFLEAYNAKSKSFEDPPNHARSAVQKGKGKGKGKGKGKGKASAAQELQDSQNEPQTLKVPKYRTLDVFSGCGGLSEGFHQAGISETLWAIEMWEPAAQAFRLNNPGTTVFTEDCNTLLKLVMSGEKMNSLGQKLPQKGDVEMLCGGPPCQGFSGMNRFNSRTYSAFKNSLVVSYLSYCDYYRPKFFLLENVRNFVSFKSSMVLKLTLRCLVRMGYQCTFGVLQAGQYGVAQTRRRAIILAAAPGEELPRYPEPLHVFAPRACSLSVVVDEKKYVSNVTRGNGGIYRTITVRDTMSDLPEIRNGAAALEISYNGEPQSWFQRQIRGTQYQPILRDHICKDMSALVEGRMRHIPLAPGSDWRDLPNIEVRLRDGTMTKKLRYTHSDKKNGRSSTGALRGVCTCAGGKPCDPADRQFNTLIPWCLPHTGNRHNHWAGLYGRLEWDGFFSTTVTNPEPMGKQGRVLHPEQHRVVSVRECARSQGFPDTYRFFGNILDKHRQVGNAVPPPLSRAIGLEIKKCVMERIKEEKASENIKQEKMEVSD; the protein is encoded by the exons ATGCCATCCAGGACTTCCCTGTCTCTGCCAGAGGATGTCAGGAAAAG GCTGCAGGTGCTGGATGGAGATGGATCTTCAGACGAG GATCATGTGAAAGAGAAGCTCAGGTTGGTGCAGGACTTCCTGCATGTCGACGCTCAGGATCAGCTGACCAGcctggaggagaagatgaaaagTTCAGAGATCTCAATG GAGGTCTACATCTCTAAAGTAAAGGCCTTGCTGGGAAATGAGCTTCATCTTGAAAATGGCTCACATGTTGATGGCGTGGAGCAGAATGGAAAGACGAATGGCTTCTCAAATGGTTCCCACAAAGAGGACAGTGAAGATGTAACCATGGACGTaccggaggaggaggaagaggctgtCAAGTCACCAACTGCTCCCAAAGGGAAGGGTGGACGTAGGAGCAAGGCAAATTCTGACACCAAAA agtctccagccagcagcagggTTACAAGAAATGCTGGGAAACAGCCAACCATTTTGTCAATGTTTTCTAAAGT TCAAAAGCGCAAGTCTGAAGACTTGAATGGAGAAGCTGCTAATGGACAAAGTGAactgaagaaagaggaagatgatgttGAGGAG TCTCGGGAGGAGAAGCGTCTCAAAGTGGACTCGGAAGAAAA TGCTGCTCCAGAAGAATCAAAGAGTGAGATTATTAAACCGGTTTCTGCTGCAAAG acACCACCCCCTAAATGTCCAGACTGCAGACAATACTTGGATGACTCAGATCTCAAGTTCTTTCAAGGGGATCCTGATAATGCg CTGGATGAGCCAGAAATGTTAACAGATGAGCGCCTCTCCCTGTTTGACTCAAATGAGGATGGATTTGAGAGCTATGAGGATCTGCCACAGCACAAGATTACAAACTTCAG TGTGTATGACAAGCGTGGCCACCTTTGTCCATTCGACTCTGGACTTATTGAGAAGAACGTGGAGCTCTACTTCAGCTGTGTTGTCAAACCCATCTATGATGACAACCCTTGCTTGGATG gTGGTGTTCCTGCCAAGAAGCTTGGACCCATCAATGCCTGGTGGATCACTGGTTTTGATGGTGGTGAAAAAGCTTTAATTGGTTTCACTACAG CTTTTGCTGATTATATTCTGATGCAGCCAAGTGAGGAGTACGGACCCATCTTTGCACTGATGCAGGAGAAGATCTATATGAGCAAGATTGTGGTGGAGTTCCTCCAGAAGAATCGTGACGCTACTTATGAGGATCTTCTCAACAAGATTGAG ACAACTGTGCCTCCTGCAGGGCTAAACTTCAACTGCTTCACTGAAGACACACTGCTGCGGCATGCTCAGTTTGTGGTGGAGCAGGTGGAGAGCTACGATGAGGCCGGCGACTCTGATGAGCAGCCCATCATTGTTACTCCGTGCATGAGAGACCTGATCAAGCTTGCAGGAGTCACTCTAGGGAAGAG GAGAGCTGCTAGAAGACAGGCCATTCGTCACCCAACAAAGATAGAGAAGGACAGTAAGGGACCGACTAAAGCAACCACTACCAAGCTGGTGTACCAGATCTTTGATACCTTCTTCTCGGATCAGATAGAGCAGAGTGATAAAGAGGCTGCTGCGGCCAAAAGACAGCGCTGTGGTGTCTGTGAG gTTTGCCAATCTCCTGATTGTGGGAAGTGTACAGCTTGCAAGGACATGATCAAATTTGGAGGAAGTGGAAAAAGCAAGCAGGCTTGTAAGCAGAGAAG ATGCCCAAACCTTGCAGTAAAGGAGGCTGAAGATGATGAGAACgttgaagaagaagatgttCCAGTGGAGAAGTCCAAAAAGTTGTCTCATGctaagaggaagaagcagaccCAGTGCAAACTGACATGGATCGGAGAGCCTGTTGag ACTGAAGGGAAGAAGCAGTACTACCGGAAGGTCTGTGTGAATGATGAAGTGTTGGAGGTGGGCGACTGTGTCTCAGTTTCATCAGAGGATCCAACCACTCCTCTGTATCTGGCAAG GATCACATCACTGTGGGAGGATGGCAATGGAAAGATGTTCCATGCCCACTGGTTCCTTCGGGGAACTCAAACAGTGCTGGGAGAGTCTTCTGATCCGCTGGAGCTGGTCATTGTGGATGAGTGTGAAGGCATGCTTCTCAATTATGTGCAAGGCAAAGTTAACGTCACGTATAAGGCCCCATCTAACAACTGGTTTATGGAG GGTGGCATTGATGTTGACATCAAGGTCATTGAGGATGATGGGAAGAGTTTCTTCTACCAGTTCTGGTATGACACAGAGTTTGCCCGCTTTGTGACTCCTCCCAAGACCACTCCATCAGAAGACTGCAAGTTCAA GTTTTGTGGCAGCTGTGCTAGGActaaagagagggaggaacagGAAATGCCTCGTGTGTTTGAACCCCTGGTGGACAAAGACAACGACTCAAAGACTCTATATGCTCTGTCCTGCTTTAAGGGGGAGCAGTTCAGGGTGGGAGATGGTGTCTACCTGCCTCCTGATGCTTTTAATTTCAG TATGAAGCCAGCTAGTCCAGTGAAGCGCTCCCATAGGAAAGAGGACGTGGATGAGGATGTGTATCCAGAATATTACAGGAAGTCCTCAGACTACATCAAAGGGTCAAACCTGGACGCTCCAGAACCCTTCCGCATTGGGCGCATCAAAGAGATCTTCTGTCACAGGCGTAGCAACGGGAAACCCGACAGCTCAGATGTCAAACTGCGACTCTACAAGTTCTACAG GCCTGAGAACACTCACAAAGGTGTCAAAGCCAGTTACCACACCGACATCAATCAGCTATACTGGAGTGACGAAGAAGTGACTGTCAGCATGACGGAGGTGCTCGGCCGCTGTAAAGTAGAATATGGAGAAGACCTGAATGAATCCGTCCAGGACTATTCCAGTGGAGGACCTGACCGCTTCTATTTCCTGGAG GCCTATAATGCAAAATCAAAAAGCTTTGAAGACCCTCCAAATCATGCTCGCTCTGCTGTTCAGAAAGGCAAAGGAAAGGGCAAAGGGAAAG GTAAAGGCAAAGGAAAGGCGTCAGCTGCACAAGAACTGCAGGACTCTCAGAATGAACCACAGACACTCAAAGTGCCCAAATATCGCACACTGGATGTGTTCTCTGGCTGTGGTGGACTTTCTGAAGGCTTCCACCAGGCTG GTATCTCTGAGACTCTGTGGGCCATAGAGATGTGGGAGCCTGCAGCACAGGCCTTCAGGCTCAACAACCCTGGCACCACTGTGTTCACGGAGGACTGCAACACCCTGCTGAAGTTGGTCATGTCTGGAGAGAAGATGAACTCTCTTGGCCAGAAGCTGCCTCAGAAGGGTGATGTGGAGATGCTGTGTGGAGGACCTCCTTGCCAAGGGTTCAGTGGGATGAATCGCTTCAACTCTCGCACTTATTCCGCATTCAAGAACTCTCTCGTGGTCTCCTATCTCAG TTACTGTGACTACTACAGACCCAAGTTCTTCCTGCTTGAGAATGTGAGGAACTTCGTCTCATTCAAAAGCTCCATGGTTCTCAAGCTGACTCTACGCTGTCTTGTGCGCATGGGCTACCAGTGTACGTTTGGTGTCCTTCAG GCTGGTCAGTACGGTGTTGCCCAGACCCGCCGCAGGGCAATCATCCTGGCTGCTGCTCCTGGAGAGGAGCTGCCCCGTTATCCTGAGCCTCTGCACGTGTTTGCTCCCAGAGCCTGCTCTCTGAGCGTGGTGGTGGACGAAAAGAAATACGTCAGTAATGTCACACG CGGTAATGGAGGAATCTACAGAACCATCACCGTCAGAGACACTATGTCTGACCTGCCAGAGATTCGCAATGGTGCAGCTGCGTTGGAGATTTCCTACAACGGAGAGCCTCAGTCTTGGTTCCAGAGGCAGATCAGAGGCACACAGTACCAGCCAATCCTCAGAGATCATATCTGCAAG GACATGAGCGCTCTGGTTGAAGGTCGTATGCGTCACATCCCCTTGGCACCAGGCTCCGACTGGAGGGATCTGCCCAACATCGAGGTTCGGCTGAGAGATGGCACTATGACCAAGAAACTGCGTTACACACATTCTGATAAAAAGAACGGACGCAGCAGTACTGGTGCTCTCAGAGGTGTTTGCACTTGTGCAGGAG GGAAGCCATGCGACCCTGCAGACAGGCAGTTTAACACCCTGATCCCCTGGTGTCTGCCTCACACTGGGAACCGTCACAATCACTGGGCCGGACTCTACGGCAGATTGGAGTGGGACGGCTTCTTCAGCACAACTGTCACCAACCCTGAACCCATGGGCAAGCAG GGCCGTGTTCTGCATCCTGAGCAGCACCGAGTGGTCAGTGTGAGGGAATGTGCACGCTCTCAGGGATTCCCCGACACTTACCGCTTCTTTGGAAACATCttggacaaacacagacag GTCGGAAATGCTGTGCCTCCTCCACTCTCCAGGGCCATAGGCCTGGAGATTAAGAAGTGTGTCATGGAGAGAATTAAGGAAGAAAAAGCATCAG AGAACATCAAACAAGAGAAGATGGAGGTCTCTGATTAG
- the s1pr2 gene encoding sphingosine 1-phosphate receptor 2, translated as MNLCRKAAVLCQPVTMKSKYSQYYNRSLIHSYYAFAKNMTTQELDKHIENKKQLTTLHIVIVVLCTIIILENLLVLIAVCRNKKFHSAMFFFIGNLAFSDLLAGSAYIANIFLSGSRTFELVPVQWFIREGTAFIALAASVFSLLAIAIERYTAITKVKVYGSTKTCRMFLLIGACWVTSILLGGLPIIGWNCINNLPECSAVLPLYSKIYILFVVTIFSLILLSIVILYVRIYLIVRSSHQEATNSPAYALLKTVTIVLGVFIMCWLPAFTILLLDSSCRIQFCPILSKADIFFGFATLNSALNPVIYTLRSKDMRKEFLRVLCCWGVLQSGRPSDRCLVPLKSSSSLEHCTNKHEHQTTPIMQDCTTCV; from the coding sequence ATGAATCTTTGCCGTAAAGCCGCTGTGCTCTGCCAACCTGTCACCATGAAGAGCAAGTATTCCCAGTACTACAATCGAAGTCTGATCCACTCCTACTATGCCTTTGCTAAGAACATGACCACCCAGGAGCTGGATAAacatattgaaaataaaaaacagcttaCCACCCTGCACATTGTCATCGTGGTCCTCTgcaccatcatcatcctggAGAATCTGCTGGTCCTGATTGCTGTCTGCCGCAACAAGAAGTTCCACTCTgccatgtttttcttcatcGGCAACCTGGCATTCTCTGACCTGCTGGCTGGCTCGGCCTACATAGCCAACATTTTTCTATCAGGGTCAAGGACCTTTGAGCTGGTGCCTGTGCAGTGGTTCATCCGGGAGGGCACGGCGTTTATCGCTCTGGCAGCTTCAGTTTTCAGCTTGCTGGCGATAGCTATAGAGCGCTATACTGCTATCACCAAGGTCAAGGTGTACGGCTCCACCAAAACGTGCCGCATGTTCCTTTTAATAGGAGCTTGTTGGGTTACCTCCATCCTGCTCGGAGGGCTTCCCATCATCGGCTGGAACTGCATCAACAACCTCCCTGAATGCTCAGCCGTTTTGCCACTCTACTCAAAGATATACATCCTCTTTGTTGTCACCATTTTCAGCCTCATACTACTCTCTATTGTCATCCTCTATGTGAGGATCTATTTGATTGTACGCTCCAGCCACCAGGAAGCGACCAACTCACCAGCCTATGCCCTTTTGAAAACTGTCACTATAGTGCTGGGTGTCTTCATCATGTGCTGGCTGCCTGCTTTTACCATCCTCCTCCTAGATTCATCCTGCAGGATACAATTCTGCCCTATCCTCTCCAAAGCAGACATCTTTTTTGGCTTTGCCACTCTGAACTCAGCGCTTAACCCAGTGATCTACACGCTACGCAGCAAAGACATGAGAAAGGAGTTTCTGCGTGTGTTGTGCTGCTGGGGGGTGCTGCAAAGCGGGCGGCCCTCAGACCGTTGTCTGGTCCCTCTTAAGAGCTCCAGCTCTCTGGAACACTGCACCAACAAACATGAACACCAGACCACACCCATCATGCAAGATTGTACCACCTGTGTCTGA